The sequence CCTAGTCGAGCTCTTGGTGGTGCTCGTGCTCTTGAGCATTATGGCGGGAGTGGTCGGTCTTGGCGTCCATTCGGCGCGATTCTTACCGATTGTCGACGCAGAACATCTTGCCGCGATTCAGGCACGCGACTCAGCCATTCGCTTCGGCCATCCCGTCTCCATAGCAATTGCTACGGACTCTCAGCCGTCATTCGTCACAGCTCTCCCTGATGGCCGCCTCGCCGTCGACACGCGACTCAATATAGATCCGTTGACTGGAGGACGGAATGCGTCTCGGTGAGTTAGGCGTTAGGCGCGGGATGGTGCTGCTAGAAGCGATCGTCGCTCTGACCATTCTCGCAGTTGCGGGCGGCACCGCACTGACACTCGCGGCGAGCTCGCTTGCCGCGATCGACCGCGCGGCCAAAACAGATCAGGCGAGCCAGCGTGCGAGTCGCTTCCTCGACGCCGTGTCGCTCTGGCCGCGCGCGGACCTCGATCGCCACTTCGGCATTAGGCACGAAGGATCCTGGCTACTCGACATTGGTCGACCGTCGTCGACCCTGTATGTCGTCTCGCTGAGCGACTCAGCGACGGGACGAGTTCTTTTTGCGACGTCGTTCTTTCGTCCCGAGGTCGCGCATGCGGCGCCTTGACGGTTTCACACTAATTGAAGTGCTCGTCGCACTCCTTGTGGGGGCGATGGTGCTGGCGGGCGTACGAGCCGTTCTCGAAGCGTTAGGCGACAGTTCAGAAATCGCCGAAGCGGCTACCGCTTCGATGGATCGCCGAGCAACCGGTGAGGATTTGTTGCGCCGCTTGGCTGAGCGCCTCGACAACGCGACGCCAGGCGCGACGCCGTTCGTCGGAACGCAGCGAGTTACCCAGTTCTCGTCGTGGTGCGAAGTACCGCGCGGCTGGCTCGAGCGCTGCACGATCGTTCTTGCCTTCGACACGATTGGATCGGGGCCAGCACTGGTCGCAAGAATCGGCGATTCGATTCGGATTCCGCTGGTCACTGGTTTTGCACAGGGGTC comes from Gemmatimonadaceae bacterium and encodes:
- a CDS encoding type II secretion system protein; its protein translation is MRLGELGVRRGMVLLEAIVALTILAVAGGTALTLAASSLAAIDRAAKTDQASQRASRFLDAVSLWPRADLDRHFGIRHEGSWLLDIGRPSSTLYVVSLSDSATGRVLFATSFFRPEVAHAAP
- a CDS encoding prepilin-type N-terminal cleavage/methylation domain-containing protein — protein: MRRLDGFTLIEVLVALLVGAMVLAGVRAVLEALGDSSEIAEAATASMDRRATGEDLLRRLAERLDNATPGATPFVGTQRVTQFSSWCEVPRGWLERCTIVLAFDTIGSGPALVARIGDSIRIPLVTGFAQGSFRYLESADNGGAWERVWGRGVGAPLAIVVIVDRDTVIVPVGERG